From a single Epinephelus fuscoguttatus linkage group LG18, E.fuscoguttatus.final_Chr_v1 genomic region:
- the LOC125905485 gene encoding sphingosine 1-phosphate receptor 3, producing the protein MINPQIYLHYNYTGKLDHRPSVGASPGTVDTKTIVFLIICSFIVLENLTVLVAIWRNHRFHNRMYFFIGNLALCDMLAGVAYLVNLLLSGEKTLQLSTALWFVREGSMFVALGASIFSLLAIAIERHLTMIKMRPYDANKNYRVFLLIGTCWLIAICLGALPILGWNCLDNLPDCSTVLSLYSKKYVAFCITVFMVLLLAMSVLYARIYILVKSSSRKVSKHRNSEHAMSLLRTVIIVVGVFIACWTPIFVLLLVDVACQQRCPILYKADWFIGLAVLNSAMNPIIYTLASREMRRAFLGLVCAVCYKGKASVTGSANRQSLEPSRSRSKSWSSQNNPNQNHQSSRQTELEKGQGTSTGHGEVSVVAGGAAQAVIESDRKD; encoded by the coding sequence ATGATCAACCCTCAGATATACCTCCACTACAACTACACAGGAAAGCTGGACCACCGGCCCAGCGTTGGTGCAAGCCCTGGCACCGTGGACACCAAGACCATTGTGTTCCTCATCATATGCAGCTTCATTGTCCTGGAAAACCTCACCGTGCTGGTGGCCATATGGAGAAACCACAGGTTCCACAACCGCATGTACTTCTTCATCGGCAACCTGGCTCTGTGCGACATGCTGGCTGGAGTGGCCTACCTGGTCAACCTGCTCCTGTCAGGAGAGAAGACCCTGCAGCTCTCAACTGCTCTCTGGTTTGTCAGAGAGGGAAGCATGTTTGTAGCGCTTGGTGCGTCCATTTTCAGTCTCCTGGCTATTGCTATAGAGCGACACCTGACTATGATCAAAATGAGGCCTTATGATGCCAACAAGAACTACAGAGTGTTTCTGCTCATAGGGACCTGCTGGCTGATCGCCATATGTCTTGGAGCTTTGCCTATTCTGGGCTGGAACTGCCTGGACAACCTCCCTGATTGCTCCACAGTCCTCTCTCTCTATTCCAAGAAGTATGTAGCTTTCTGTATCACAGTTTTCATGGTTTTGCTCTTAGCCATGTCAGTCCTTTACGCCCGTATCTACATCTTGGTGAAGTCCAGCAGCCGAAAAGTGAGCAAGCACAGAAACTCAGAGCACGCAATGTCCCTTCTGCGCACTGTCATCATTGTAGTCGGGGTCTTCATCGCGTGCTGGACACCCATCTTcgtcctgctcctggtggatgTGGCATGTCAGCAGCGTTGTCCCATCCTTTACAAGGCTGACTGGTTCATTGGACTGGCTGTGCTCAACTCAGCCATGAACCCAATCATTTACACCCTGGCCAGCCGCGAGATGAGACGGGCCTTCCTGGGTCTGGTGTGTGCTGTTTGTTACAAGGGGAAGGCATCTGTGACCGGCAGCGCTAACAGGCAGTCTCTGGAGCCCAGCCGCAGCAGGAGCAAGTCGTGGAGCAGCCAGAACAACCCCAACCAGAACCATCAGAGCTCCAGGCAGACGGAGCTGGAAAAGGGGCAGGGGACCAGCACAGGCCATGGCGAGGTCTCAGTGGTGGCAGGAGGGGCTGCTCAGGCCGTCATTGAGAGTGACAGGAAAGACTAA